A segment of the Phocoena sinus isolate mPhoSin1 chromosome 11, mPhoSin1.pri, whole genome shotgun sequence genome:
CCCATATGTATAAATGGGCCCGTATTTAACACATTTTGTGATGTTGGgttatttattttgtgcatctgtgGCAATAAATGAGATCTCAGTGGTGGTATGGATTTGACTGATCTCTGCAACTGTGCATGGCAAGAGGCCTGGAAAATGATATCTAGATCCCAGTAAGGGGTGGGGAAGGCCAGGACATCTGGGCTGGCAGAAACATCAAAGCCTAGGAAGGAAGGGGTGAGAGTACATCTCTTTGCTCCCTCcctgttccttcctctcccagggACCCAGGCCCCTGGGACCGTGTTGGATCTGTCTCCTGAGCTGGAAGACCAAAGGCTGAGGAGATAGTTGGCTCTAAGTGACCAGTCTTGAAGCCAGCTTTGTCAGAAACCCTAGGTCACACAagaagggtgaggggagaggacatgactatttctttttccatttcccatTCTCCCAAGGTGAGAATGACAAAGACCTCTCTCTCTCCTAACTCCTCTTAAGGGCATGACGGGAgtgggcaggagaggagggaaagggctAGGAGCCCTGAGGTCTCACATAAGACCTCACATCCCACAGGCAAAGACTAAGAGTTAGGATGACATAAATACATTAGTGGAAAAGCTCTAAGCCAGGATTAACAAGCATAGCTGGGGCAAGATTGCCTGGAATCTGACtaggaccctggcagtgaaagctgGGGCCATTGGAAACCCAATTTAACTGTTTGGAACTCAAGTAGAGAGTGCAAGGGGCCAAGATAATTAGATCACAGGACAGGTAGTTTGGCAGTGAGAACAAAGGGAAAAGACTGGGACCAAGATGCCTGGATCCCTGAAGAGAGGAGGCAGAAATGAGGGCTGGGGGAGCCCAGAAGCCTGGGTTCTGGAATAGCAGCAAGTCAGAATTCCAGGATCTCTgtccaccctcctccctctcttccctctatcaggcagaggagaggggaggagggggctggagaaGGGACCAAACCATGGGTTAAGTCCCCGAGTAGCCACATGAATACATTCAGGGCCAGACAGACACAGGAATGGTGGGGCAGAGAGGAATTTAGTGCTGCATTGGCcctggagggggctgggaggggtcaggaggctggggaggggtggtggggctTGGTCCCGGGGTTGCGTGACGCCGTCCTTTGCGGTGGCCCCGTACACAGTGTGTATGACCAcagccctcctcttcctcctcgtcACTCTCCGTGGAGCTCTCGCCAAAGGCCCGAGGTTTCTCATAAATACAGCAGCCTGGATTTGGAGGGAGGAGCCCAgttaaaaaggaggaagagataaGATGGAGCATCAGTTCCATTCCCATTGGATCTCAGTAAAAATCCCTACTTTCACCATTTTCTCCTCCTACCTTCCAGGAACCAACTTCCCCAGGCCCACACCCTGGGACTCAGACACCCAACTCCCTCGTCCTTTCCAGCCAGGAATCCGAAGCTCCACTTCTCCCACCTCAGATTCCTCTTGACTTTAAGCCTTGGCACATCCCAATTCAAGCCTCTCCCTACCTCTGCTCCTCTAACTTTAACCTTCTCTCCCTGATACTGGAGAACCACCAGGACAGCCAGAGGATTGTGAGCATCTGGGGGCTTCAGGAAGGTCAGTGAATGTAAGAAGGCAGAAGACATGCTGAGGGGAGCCAGGACTCCAGGGTTACTGTGGGCCAACAGTTACTCACATTTTGATGAGCGGCGGCCCATGTGTTCGTTGTCCACAGTGTCACTTGTCCATTCCACCTTTTTCTCTGGCTTCCGTTTCCGAAGTTTGATGGTTAGGCTCCGGTTCTCCTGGAACGTTAAGAAGGATGGCCATGCCATACCTAGCTAGTCCCCTCCTATTAACCTTTCCCACTTCCTCCCGGgggcctcctctcttcccttcccccactcaaTCAGGATCAGACATAGTGCCAGAGGAGCTGAGGGCtgagagaagataaaatagaacAGATTTTTGGCCTCAGGGAGTCCCTTGAGGAATCATGAAGTATTATTTCCTGTTCTTGGTAACCACTAGTATACAGAGAAGATACAATTCCTAACCTAGGAAAGGTCCCAGCAAAtcttcaaaggaaaatataatcctCGCTGTTTCTCCGTCTTCCTCCCCAAATCATCCTTGGTGGTATTAATAcatggaaattattttctcagtcaccAATGCCTAATCTTTgatctccctttctttttttccagaccCCCTACTCTTTTTCCCATTAAAGAAATAACtctgttctctcctctctcaTCCTCAAGCCAAGCCCTCCCCACCTGTTATCCACCTATTCCCCAGCATCCTGGCATCTCTAGTAACTATTACTCTAAACTCCCTTAGTCCAAGGGTTATTAAACCCAACACAACCTTCTCCCTTTGAAGGCAGCTTAAGTTGTTTTTGCAAAAATGCTACATTTTCCTCTATTTATatctcttctgatttttcaaaatactATCTTCATCTCCCTTTTCTTGTTCCCTCATTCCCTCTGCTTCCTTTTACaatcattccttcaacaaatatttactgataagTATGGTTCCAGTCAAATTCCCCTGCAGCTGGCCTCCAACCATGCTTTCTCACACAGCCCTTCATTTCCCCCCAGCACATCCCTTGCTCCTTAATCTCCAAATTCCCGTTCTTTCATTACTTATACACACCACCACTCCAAGAAGCATCACCTATATCCTAACTCTATTGCTTGTCTCTTGACCAGCCTTCTGCACCAACTCTGACACACCCCAAATCTCCCAATACCTTGAGATTCTCCCAACCCCAGTTCCTCCCAtatccccaggcccagcccctccagcaACTCTCCAAAGCCCTATCCCTTCCCTCCCGGTATCTCCCCAACCCCTAAACAGCACCGCCCCCCGCCTTTCTCACGGGCTCGGTTGTCACGGTAACCGTTGTCTCAGTGACGGTCTCACTCAGCCCGGCCCCTGCCTCCGCCATGGCTAAGgctgaagagagggaggaggggaggaagggggatgaGGCACCCTTCTGTCttttctgtgtctctgaggtCGAAGAGAATCGGTATCGGATTCAGATTAGTAGCCAGGATCCTCcaccttcttttttccccctcttcctggGCCTCCGCTGCCCCACCCCTGGGGATAACCTGTCCAACCCCACTTCCGGATCTCCGCTTCCGGGTGTGACGCATTCTGTGGTCCCCCTTTTCCCTTCCTGGCTCTAAATGCGTCTAAACTCAAGGTCGCCGGATTAGTTCCGCCGTAATGCGACAGTGCGCAGGCGCCGCAAGAAAGCTACACAACTTTGGCGGAAGGGGCGTCACTGCGATGTGGAAGCAGGGGCGGGGCGATTAAGTGCAGCACGCGCATGCGCCTCAGAGATTGAGCTGGAACCTGCGGTCAAGGAGGGTAGAGTTGGGCTTGCGCCTGCAGACTGGTTACCGCACGTGGTTCAGATGTCCAGTAGCTGAGtccatcccacccccatcccttggCTGTGTGGGAGCGCCGAGAAAACTAAGGGGCAATAATAATGATCCTACCACGGCCtagctttgttttcttattgtttcgTCTGGGAATTAAAGAATCGAGACCTGGGAGCAGTTAGAAACACACTTGATTAAAAATCTGGGTtagacgtccctggtggcacagtggttaagaatccgcttgccaatgcaggaaacacgagttcgagccctcgtccgggaagatcccacatgccgcggagcaacgaaacctgtgcaccacaactactgagcctgcacgcctactGAGtttgcatgcctagagcccgtgctcaacaagagaagccaccgcaatgagaagcccatgcactgcaacgaagagtagcccccgctcgctgcaactaaagaaagcccgagcgcagcaacgaagaccaaacgcagccaaaaagagcAAAACACATACTgtatgtagccaaaaataaaattttaaaaataaatttatattaaaaaaaagaatctgggtTTTAATCCTCGCCCTATGCCTGTAGGTGTTCGAGCAGGGCGCTTAATGCGTCTTCAACTTGGATTTTTTGCTTTCACTGTGCTGTAACTTGAAGATGAAGGCGCATAAAACACTCACACCCTGCGTTTTAGCTCCCAGTCTAGTGGGAAAGACTGGCATAAATACTAACAGAAATATAAGACATTGGAATATTAACATAGATTTAAGTCTCATCTGTGAAACTGAATTTAGTTACATACTGCCTACCCTTGCTCTGGGGTGGAGATGAGTAAGATTAAGCACAGAAATTGTCATAAGTTACAATATAGGCCAgtttataagataaaaatatgtgtatgtttctCAGGGAGCACAAGAGTGGCAAAAAGAGAACAGACAAATGGGTTTTTTAGGTAAAGAAAGCAGCTTACAAAGTCGTAGTTGTGCGCACTGAAGGAAATGCAGTTTAATACTGAAGGGATGTAAGGGGCGTGCCAAATGGTGATTGACAGGTGGGCGTGGTTATATGACGCCCTGTATGCTTTGCTAAGAAACTTGCACTTTATCCAGTCGGTGGAAGGCTTAAAAGCAGGGTAGAAACATGAACAGATTTGTTTTAGATTTCAGGAGTGAGGCAGGAGAACTGTTcaaacatacagtggagaaaactgcCCTGCCCATCCCTCCACGTTGCTGTGGGATCAAACAAGATAGTGTATGTTAGAGAGCTCGCAATATATAAAGGGCTGCACAATTACAAGATAATCGTTACCATCACCTCTTGGTCGCCATTTAAACCAAGGAATGCAGGAATCAGCATTCCCAGACTGAAATTTGAATGTTTATTGTGTCTGGACTAAGCATTTGCTTCCCTTTTAAGTTTCTGGTTTGAACTGAAAAAAGCAAGATACAACTCAGCATATATAGtaaatcccattaaaaaaaaaacacaaatatctcTGTGGAATGGGAttccttttgatttttacttttttctttctgcctttctatATATGAATCTATtacaatgtaaaatatatataaaaaaaaacacaaatatctcTGTGGAATGGGAttccttttgatttttacttttttctttctgcctttctatATATGAATCTATtacaatgtaaaatatatatacatatattacatttatctcaagagcaataaaaaaaatttccaaagtgtCCACCTGTATCTCTGAGTGTCAGATTGTTTTATTGTCCAGACTTACATATCAACTGAATCTGGTTAAGTTTTCTGTTGAACCTCCCACTATCCAAACTCCCACTCTTTGTTTCCCTAAACTCAGGAACCAAATAGATTTAGATAATGAGGGAGTAATTATAATTGCCTTTTTATATTAACCTCATTCCTGGCTCCATTTTTAtgtccttgttttttgttttatttatttttttccctttttctttttgttgcactaatttatattctctttttgtaGCTGATATATTTGTTGAAAGGACAAATATATCTCTCTAAGCTAACATAAATTTCTTTTGGAAGAAGACAGATTATAAATAACATACATACGTCTGGCTCTTATAGAAAACTATAACTTTAATAAAGGAAACTCAACTAGGGTAGGAGTACTCTGGGGACAATGGTAATCCCCACATGATGATCTGCTTTTCCTCTGGGAGCAAAACACCGCAATCAGGAGACGGACAAAGGATCTAAGAACCCAGTATCTTTCACCTtccaaggaagagaaggagagattgTTGAGTcgctcagaaaaaaaatcaagagtcttccttctcctggaacctacagagaaagaaaggacttgTTATATTGACCAAACGAAGAGGTTCTAGCAGTGTAAGATAAGACAATCAATGAAATAATCAAGAAAGACTTTCATTTATGACCGTGGAGGACTAGCTCCCCTAAACAACCCTCCACAAATTCAAGACAACTAAAAATGCTgggattaaaaatatatcttgcaAATTATGAAGTATGCCAAGATTtcttaggaaaacaaaaagcactagccataaaagaaaaaaggataaactaGACCtcataaaagttaaaaacttctggtcattaaaaaaaataaaaagttaagaaaacaaatagatcagactgggaaaaaaatattcgCAAAAGGCACATctaactataaatatttttaatccattgGTGAGAAAGCAAGGAAGTAAAGGCAACCTTCACACTGGCTGAAATGATATAAAACCAGGAATCTAGACAGGTAAGTTAAAAAACTGAAGCCCCTGCTACCATGGTGCCCTTGCTGTTTTGATAGCCACATGGGTGAACTAGAGACAAACCTACAATGTCTGATAGGAGATACTCTGAATAAGTTTGAGACGCCAAAGGGCTACCTCTTTGTATAAAAgggaacaaggaaaaaaaaaatccaactcttCAGAAGAGGAATTTGACTGTCTCACAAGGTAGAgggataaaaacaaaatctccccTGAGAATTTCTAACCAAAAGCTGGCCTTTACATTGGATTTGCAGTCCAAATTCATACTACTTATGTGCTCCAAAAAACATGAAGCTGAGAATTTATTTAAAGTGATTCTAGCTTGGTAGCACCTCAAGGCACCTGAACAGGAAACACAAATGCTAAGAATACAGCTTTCACCCCAGGCCTCAAAGAATTCTGTAGTCCAAATTCTAAAAAATCTGAGCTTATCatcaaaaatcacaaaagaaaagaagcaccATGAGAGTCAGTAGAAATAACAGATGGCAGCATCAGACCCACAAAAACTGTGGGTATGAGAATTAGCAGACAGAATATAAATATCATGTTTagtatatttaaatgtaatatatattttaagaataaaaggaacaatttaaaatatgattaaagaagtgtgaattattaaaaatgaggggatttgaaaaataatcaagtagaactcaaaaaaatttttttaagtaacaatAATTGAAATAAACTGAAGACAGAATTAGTGAACCGGAAGAAAGACCAGAAGAATTTACCCAGAGGCAGaataaaaagagatggaaaatataaaagacaggGTGAGAGAAATGGAGGATAGAAGATAAGGTCTAATAAACAACTAATTAATTAGAGCTCCAGAATGTGAGAATTGAGAACATAGGGGAAAGGCAATACTCAATGAGATATGGCTGATAATTTTCCAAggttgctggaaaaaaaaaattaatccttaCTTTCAGAAAGCCCAACAAATcccaaacacaataaataaaagaaagccaCATCTTGATATATTGTAGTGAAACTGCAGAACaccaaagagaaagaggagttcTTAAAACTATTCCGTGTTCTTTTAAATCACTCAAGAGTAATTCTCACCAAAGTAAAACTACGTTGAGTGCAGTGGAAGATTCCAACATAACACACTGATCACCAAGCAATACTtgccttctgtatttttttctttccttttaaatatcttaaaagctTTAATTCACTGGGTATAAAAAGGATAAGAaaagtgtaatttaaaaaaaaagaccacaaatctCCCTATTACTTGAACTGTACAGAAATGAGGGATGGGACCAAAGGAAACAACTGTTTATTCAGTACAAAAAGTAAATCGCTGGATTTGTTTAGGTAGCAAACAAACTGAGAAAGGgcggaggggagggaaaggataCGCACTTGCAGTTGGTACAGGTGTAGAAGACGGTCTGCCCTTCATCAGCGGAGCGCATCTGTCTGGTGTGGTATGCCATTCCCTCGTGCCCACATCGAGAGCAGCGCCTGTCAACCTGGGAAGCAACTGGTGGGTTAATAATTCCCCCTACTGATCACAGACATCAGGCTATCACACTCCTCAGACACTGCTGTTTTAAAGACCcctcttccctcttagaattgggTACAAAACACTCCAGATCTGTGCAATACCCCCTTCGTTTCTTTCCCACCCTCCTAACGGGGCCAGTCCTCCATGTCACTCACTTACCACGGGTCCCTGGAACTCAGGTCCTTCCTCCATCGACACGGGCATGGCTGTTCCCAGTTTGTGGAACACAAATGAGGTCTTCACAACCTTCGCCTCAAAGTCTGCGCAGGCAGTAAGAGTTGGTTTGGAGAGGGCTGACACCCACAACTCCCTCTCGGTTTGGCCAGGAGGCCTTATATTCTTCCCTTCAGATTTCGACCCAAGACCAAAAGTGCCTGATACCCTGCTTTAGGGTCCCCCTCTTCAATCCAACCGATCTTGAGGTCCTAAAGCCTCTGACCCTTCCACGCTGGGCCCTCTGCCGGGGCCGCTGCGTACGAGCCCCTCACCTCGCACGTTGATGGAGAAGCCACAGCGAGTACACGCGACCGTATCCTGAGCTCCGGGAAGAGGCAGGACCGAGCCGCAATCCGGACAGAAATCCAGGTCAGACTGAAAGCTGGAGCAGGTGCTGGCGAGGTCCATGATGGACGGGTGGTCGAGGGCTGGAAAGGGGACGAGagtattaataaaagaaagagagtAACTCCCTCCCCACTGATGGGTCCTTCCTATTCTGTCCCTGGACCTAAGCATACAGAACCCGAGCCCTTCTCCCACGCACGCCTTGTGCCTCTGCAACCAAGGAGCCCAAATAACCGGAATTCCAAGCCCGGGTCCGGTACTTCGACTTGGGGGCTTATCTGGCGCTGGCGTGAGGGGCCCGCCAGCTCCGCGGGCTAGAGGACCGGCTCTACGCGGCAGCGGAGCAGTGAGAGCACGGCGGGCTAGAGCGTCGATGCGTCCCGCCTGACGATTGGCTGTGACGTCATAATTAATAGCAAACGTGGTCCCGAGAGCCTGGAGACGGGGAGCAACCTCTCTGAAGGAAAGCTTTAGCGCCGCCTTCAGCCTGGTTCTGTGACGTCGGCTAAGGAAACAGGTGATTGAAGATGTGCCTCCGGTTATTTTTCCCCTCAGGACCCAGTACTGGGGTGTTTATTTTATTGCTCTCGAATTTTAAAGGGACGCAGTCGCGGGGAGCGTTTCTCCTGAAAAATCGTACTAACCTTACTGAATACTAATTTCTTTGGACGAGAGAACTACTGCTTCCTCCGTTCCTgggttgatatttttctttagctGCCGGGCAGTGGTTAGAAACAAAGCGAAACATTCTGGGAGTTACAGTTCTAGCGCTCCTTGGACCTCGCAGTCTAAGCAAGGGCTCTCTGCAGAGCCCCTTCTGGCTCGCGTGCTGTGGGGGCTGTTCTGGGCCGTTGGAAGGGGTGAGTCGACTTCTTACGGTGCAGGAAGTGGAGAGGGTGAAGGCGGAGGAGGAACATCTAGTCCTTAGGCACGATAGGAAACAGGGATGAAGTAGGACACTTGGGAAGGGGCTCAGGACCTTGGAGGTGGCGGAGCAGAAGAGGTTGGGACTCCTTCCTCTTTAGATGCCTGCCAGATGAGGGAGGTTAGCATTAGTCAAGGGAGCAACCTTGGGTAGGATTTCAGTAAGACTTGGTCGAGTTTGGCTTTCAGTTGCGGACCCCCTTCCACCTTGTCCCCCGCCTCCCATGGACCAACTCTACTTCATCATCGTCATCCCTTAGGTGGGCAGCTGACATTCCCCTGAACTTTTATAAAGTATGAggacaagtattttttaaatcttgctattttaattcatctttaacctaccatctaaagtatagaatctgggcttccctgatggcgcagtggttaagaatccgcctgccaatgcagggcacacaggttcgagcccttgtgggggaagatcctacatgctgtggagcaactaagcccgtgtgccacaactactgaagcttgcatgcttagagcccgtgctccgcaacaagagaagccaccgcaatgagaagcccacacaccacattaaagagtagcccc
Coding sequences within it:
- the PPP1R11 gene encoding E3 ubiquitin-protein ligase PPP1R11, whose protein sequence is MAEAGAGLSETVTETTVTVTTEPENRSLTIKLRKRKPEKKVEWTSDTVDNEHMGRRSSKCCCIYEKPRAFGESSTESDEEEEEGCGHTHCVRGHRKGRRHATPGPSPTTPPQPPDPSQPPPGPMQH
- the ZNRD1 gene encoding DNA-directed RNA polymerase I subunit RPA12, producing the protein MDLASTCSSFQSDLDFCPDCGSVLPLPGAQDTVACTRCGFSINVRDFEAKVVKTSFVFHKLGTAMPVSMEEGPEFQGPVVDRRCSRCGHEGMAYHTRQMRSADEGQTVFYTCTNCKFQEKEDS